From the Patescibacteria group bacterium genome, the window TTACCAGCGCATTGGTGTCTGCACTTACAGCAATAATTTCTGCTGCCTGATCACCATCAACATCCGCAACGGAAACATTCAAACCTTTTCGAAAGGCCTGTGGGTACGCGAAAAATTGGTGTACGCGAGTTCCGTTGCCCCGGAAGAGTACCACCTGTGGTCCACCACCTTTGCCCGGCGCGGCAATAATTTCTGCCCGACCATCCGCATCAATATCTCCAACCGTAACCGAAACACCACCTCGGAAAGCTTTATCGAACGCCAAGAATGCAGCACGGCGTATGCCGTCCGTGCTGTAGACACGAATCTCCGGCGTCGTCCCCTGCCCAAAGGCAACAACGACTTCTGGGCGACCATCTGCATTCAAATCACCAAGTGCCACACGTACAGCAGGGAGGCCTTTCACATTCTCCAGGTACTTCGTTGTGATTACTGAACCATCCAAACGCAGTAAAGAAAAACTTGGCCGCACTCCAGCAGGGCTGCCTATGATAATTTCTGGTGTACCATCCAGAGTCGCATCCGCAATCACGACGCTCGCCCCAGCCGGAATTTTTGGCAGCGTTCGAATGATCTTTCCATTCTGGTCGTAGACCCCGGAGACAACCTTTGCTGCAGCTTGTGAAATTTGCCCAAAACAAAAGACGCCTAATGCTATGGCGAGTACTCCCAGATAGTGGATGGATCGTAAATGCATAAATTTCCTTTATTTTTGTTTAGTATGATTGCATTATAGCACAATATTGACGCTCTGTCAAAGAATCGGACTACTATTTTGTCTCCCAATCAAATTCTGTATAGGTCACGCCTTGTTGCTGCAGTGTAATTGCCTTTTTGATGTACGGGATGACATTATTGTTCATAGATGCTAAAAAAGTTGACACACTTTCAGCTTAGAGGTAGGTTTGAAAAAATAAACACACTACCTAAGGAGGAGCCCGTGAGTAAAGTACCAGATACGTTAAAGGATTCTTTCTTGCAATTCTCACGTAACGGCCGCTGGGGCACATGCGCCGCATGTCCAAGAGACTCAAATGGTCATGCCTACCCTGAGTTCTGTTATTTCACAGAACGTTACGACCACCAACTAGACGTTGATGAACTTGCGAGCACATACAAAGTGTATACACAAAATGCTCCGCCCGCATCAGTATAAGAACTTTCAACCCACTGCAACGAGTGGGTTTTTTGTCTGCTGAAACGTATACATGCACTAGGTGCTGCTATGCAACTTCTAATTCCTGAAAACCAGTCGTTGCATCAAATACTCTTTTATATTTCACATCCTCAAAAAGACCAATCACAATTTCAACTGTTACTCCAACTCTGCAACTATCCTTCAAATGACCGCCCAGCACTTTTCCTTCTTGATCTGAAACTGCAATGTGGATATGACAACCATCTGCGGAAATCGTGCCAGTCCCAGACACAATCTCAAATGGGCCGACCAAATTTTTGACTATCTGGTTCTCTGCTGTGGCACCAGCCATACGGAGGTTAGCATTTTCTAAAGCACCAACGATAGAAAGTAATACACCGGCGGAAATATGCTTCGTCCGATTCTCAATTTCCTCTTTGAGGAGATCTCCTGGATGTAATCGAAAGGTGAGTTGCTGCATATAAATACTTTCTAGTAAAACTTCTTTTTGGGAAAAAACATGTCGATACACTCTTCCAGGTCATGCATCAAGGGTAGGTCTGTTGCATTTTCTGGGGTGACCCATTGGTAGGCATCATGCTCACCATCCCGAATTTGGATGACAGGAGCGTTGGCTAAGGCGAGTGAGAACATAACATAGGCAAAATCAGAATCAGCATATCGAACGTAGACTTTCCGAAAGAACTGCAAGTCTTCTTCGGCAACCTGTATCCCAGTTTCTTCAAACAATTCACGAACCATAGCTTGCACTTCCGTTTCACCTAGCTCCATCTTTCCGGCTGGCACACCCCATTTGCCGCCATGTGACTTGTGCAAAGGACGGTGCAGCAGCACAAACTTCCCATCATGGACTACCCAGCAACCAACGACGGGCCGACGGGGTTGAAAATCTTTGGGTGGTTCAGAAAAAATCATTGAACCTTAGCAATTGCTACGCCCCATGACACTTTTTGTACTTCTTCCCACTCCCATCCACCGACGCTGCTGCTTTGGTGGACTCCGCTTGTGGGTCTAGAAAACTAAGCATCCTTGCCATGACATTGTTTATACTTTTTTGGTGTTCCATCGGGTTTCTTCGCTCCGCATGGACAAGGGTCATTCCGGCCAACCTTTTGCCCAACGTAAGGATCTGTACTTGCTGCAGAAGAACTTACCTGCGGCATTGACTGACTACCAGGCGCTGGATCCTGTGCTTCTTTTGCCGGAGCGGTTAAGGTCATGGGTCGCTGCGTTTGCGCTTGAGACAAATTGGACGTGATCCGCGTTTTAAAAATTGTATGCGTCAGCTGTGAGCGAATACCATCCAGGAGCTGCGTGAAGAGCACGTACGCTTCTTTCTTGTACTCTACCAAGGGGTCGCGCTGCCCATACCCACGCAGGCCAATCCCCTGGCGCAAGTAGTCCATGAGTTGGAGGTGTTCGATCCACAGGGTGTCAATGATCCGAAGTTCCACGGCGCGTTCCAGTAAGCGCATGAAATTTTGACTGCTGCCCTGCGCCTGAGCTGCGCCAGAGCGTTGCACTTCCTTTTCCAGATCTGCGTAAGCTTGCTGCAGCAGGCCGTGCAAGTGATCAGTTATTTTGCTTCGCGCGGCGGCGGTTGAGCCAACATCCCCTGTCCCTTGCCGGAAGGCTTCCATTTTCAAACGGGCTTCCAGTGGGATTGAAAAAATTGCATCAACGGATTCATATACTTCGTCCAAATTCCACTGCTCTTCACGCTCAGTGGACGTATGGGTGGACACAATCCGGTCAATCTCTTCCTGCATGGCTTGGAGCACCTGCGGACGCCGACCCTCCGGCGTTTCCAGCGAACGGAGCACATCTCGCCGGCGGGAGTAGATCACTTCCCGGTGCTTGTTAATCACGTCATCGTACTCCACCAAGTGTTTGCGGATATCAAAGTTATGTCCTTCCACTTTGCGTTGCGCGCTTTCAATACTTCGGGAGATCATGCGGTTCTCAATGGGCATATCATCTGGCACACCCATGCGCTCCATAAGCGACTTCACCCGGTCACCGCCAAAGATGCGCATGAGGTCATCTTCCATGGACAGGAAGAACTGGGACGAACCAGGGTCACCTTGCCGGCCCGCGCGGCCACGGAGCTGGTTGTCTATGCGACGTGATTCGTGGCGTTCTGTACCAACGACGTGCAAACCACCGAAGTCACGAACAATATTCCCTTCCTCAGGAACGGGCGGATTGCCACCCAGAATAATGTCCACGCCGCGGCCAGCCATGTTGGTTGCCACGGTCACTGCGCCTTTTCGGCCAGCCTGAGCAATAATCTCAGCTTCACGCGCGTGGTTCTTGGCGTTGAGCACCTCATGGGGAATGCCCTCACGCTTCAAAATTTGGCTAAGTACCTCATTCTTCGCAATGGAAATGGTACCAATGAGCACGGGTTGCCCTTGCTGATTCCTCACCTTCACATCACGGGCAATGGCTTCGTACTTTGCTTGCTCGGTTTTATACACGCTATCCGGACTGTCTTTCCGAATCATGTCACGGTTCGTGGGGATCGTCAGGACTTCAAGTTTGTAGATGGAAGCAAATTCTTCCGCTTCGGTTGAGGCCGTACCGGTCATCCCTGCTAACTTCTGGTACATGCGGAAGTAATTCTGGAACGTAATGGTGGCCAAGGTTTGCGATTCCTGCTTAATGTCCACTTTCTCTTTCGCTTCAATTGCCTGGTGCAGCCCTTCTGAGTACCGCCGGCCAAACATCAAACGACCAGTGAACTCATCCACAATCACCACTTCTCCTTCTTTCACCACGTAGTCACGGTCTTTCTTGAAGAGCGCATGCGCTTTTAGGGCTTGCTCCACGTGATGCACCATTTCCACCCCACCCACATCATATATGTTGCCAACCCCAAGCCATTTCTCAATTTTCCCGATCCCCTGTTCGGTGAGGGTTACGGCGCGGAGCTTCTCATCCAAATTGTAATCCGGACCTTCTTCCAAACGCTGGACCAAATCTGCAAATTTGTAGTACTGCTCGCTGGGGGTTTGGCTGGGACCAGAAATGATGAGCGGGGTGCGCGCTTCGTCAATGAGAATGGAGTCTACTTCGTCCACAATCGCGTAAACCAGATCCCGCTGCGCCAAGTACTGTGGGTCTGGCACCATGTTGTCACGCAAAAAGTCAAAGCCAAACTCGTTGTTCGTCCCATAGGTTATGTCTGCTGCATACGCCGCAGGACGCTGGATGGGACGCAGCTGGTGCGTTTGCTCATCACCTTCGTAGAGAGGATCGTACTGAAAAGCTGCTTCGTGCTGGATAATGCCAACGGATAGACCGAGGAAATGGTAAATTTGCCCCATCCACCGTGCATCACGCTTGGCCAGGTAGTCGTTAACGGTGACGACGTGCACGCCTTTGCCCGTCAGCGCATTCAAATACACTGGCAGGGTTGCAACCAGGGTTTTCCCTTCACCAGTCCGCATTTCTGCAATCTTCCCTTGGTGGAGGACAATGCCACCGAGCAACTGCACGTCAAAGTGGCGCTGCTTAATGGTGCGCTTTCCCGCTTCTCGAACCAAAGCAAATGCTTCTGGGAGCAGGTCATCTAAAGACTCACCTTTGGAAAAGCGGTTGTACAGTGCTTTGGTCTTCTCAGGAAAGTCAGCGTCCTTCAACTTCTGCACTTCTGGTTCCAACGCATTAATGCGTTCTACCTGCGCCTGCAAGCCTTTCACTGCCCGTGCATTGGGATCACCGAACAACTTCTGGAGTAATGCCATAGTTTCTCTATCTTCTCGGAAAACCAGCAAAAAAGCAAGCTTCTGCGGCTTTTCGGTGGTTTCCTGGCAAAAACTTCTAGTGGAGACCGTGGTGCCCAACCCGTGCACTCAGGCCACGTTCTTTGGCATCCCGAAGTTGGCGTTGCAATTTTTCCACAGCCAGGTCAACCGCTGCATACATTTCATCTGCCTTTTCTCCGGCTTTGTAGGTTTTTCCTTGCCAGAGCGCGGAAACTTCCACGCGGAAAATATTCCCATGCTTCTGGTTCTTATCCACGTCAAAGCGCACCCGGAGCTGGGTTAAGGGCTTTCGGCTGAGGTGCACCAGTGCACCAAATTTCTCTTCAGCGTATGCTTGCAGGCTGGGGGTCAGTTTGAAATTCTTGGCAGAGAAAATCATAGGGAGGCAAAATTTGCTTGCGAAGGAGTTTCAAAACCCAGGTACCGCACTTCTTCTTCTAACTGTACCCCAAGTTTATCACGGACTTGCTGCTTGACGTAACTAATGAGAATAACGATATCTTCGGCGGTTGCTGTGCCCGTATTGGTGATGAAATTTGCATGGTCTTCAGACACTTTGGCGCCACCAATTTTCTTGCCTTTCAGCCCAGCTTCCTGGATGAGCTTCCCCGCGTGGTTCCCCGTGGGATTTTTGAAAATGCATCCAGCACACCACGCGCCCTTGGGTTGCCAGCCCCGGCGGGTTACCGCTTCACGCACGCGCTCTTGAATGACCGTTGGATTCTCAGGCGTCAATTCCAGCACCCCACCGGTGATGAGTTCCTGGGTATTGTACTTAAAGCGTGAGTAGCGGTAGGACACGTCAAGCTGATCCCGGGTGTAGGTTTTCTCTTCTCCGGCCAAGGTTAGGGCACGTACTTCTTTGGCAAATTCCGCAATGCCATGTCCACCCGTTCCTGCATTCCCAGCCAAAGCACCTCCAAATGAGCCGGGCACACCAACCGCAAATTCTATGCCACCCAAATTGGCACCAATTGCTGCACGAACGATGCGGCTGAGTGTCGTACCTGCATCCGCGTCTACCGTATTCCCTACGACTTCGCACCGGCTGGATGTGAACTGAATAATCAAGCCGGGAAAACCAGCATCTGCGACTAGTACATTGCTGCCACCACCCAGCGGAGCTACCGGTAAATGCGCTTCGTTCGCAAGAGCTAAAGCCTTGGCGATGAGTGCTGTATCGCCAGATGACAGAAAGTACTTCGCCGGGCCGCCAACTTGGAAAGTGACGTGCTTGGCAAGTGGTTCGTTCTGCAGCATCCCTGGGAGTGCTGCAAGTGTCTGAAGTGGATTGGCCATAGACAGAGGTGGGGTGGGTTTGTATACTATAGCGAATAACAGATGAATTCCAAACTCGACACTGTTCCTTAGGAGGGAAACGTGCCCTTTTACATACAAGTCATTATTTTCAGTATAGGTAGTGCAATAATACTCAGCGTTGTCCTGCATCGGTACTTTGAGGCGAGAGGTTTACGTGTCGCCCAGCTGCTGACACGAACGCTCTACTCGGTCGACTATGAAAAGATTGCGGTTCGGACATGGTTACCCTTCCAATGGTCTATTTCCGTACAATTCCCAAAGCGATCCCCTAGTGAGTCTGCAGTACCGGCCTTGCTCTCAACCAATCTCAGCACGAATGCACCACCACTCGCAATGCGTGGCAGTACTCGACCAGACCAACCAACGATTGTTGAATTTGGTGAGTACTTCGTCTACTACCCACCGGAAAATCTTGATGCAAAGCACGCACTCGGGGTGGGTATACCGAAAACCGTCCCGCTGTTTGTTGGACCGCCAAGCGAAAAAACTATCCGCTGGGTGCCAGTTGCGCCAGTACTAGCGCCAGTCTCGGGTACATTTTACCCAGCAAAAATTGACGAGGGCACAAACTTTGCGATTAACCCACGAGAGGTAAAACGACGTGTGGTGTACCGGAATCCAATTTTCACCGATTTCTTGGCAAAAGGTGAAACATTCGGCATTATCATACAAGCGAAAGACTCGCCCCCCGTTCCAGTGCTAGCGCCAAGCGATGCTTTCGTAATCCTGTTCGGATGCTACGCAGGTACCAAGGTTGTACAAGGTGCCAATCTACTCTTGGTGAGTCCAGTTAGTGAAACCGAAATTGTCCTAAGCAACCATGTGGGAACCTACTTCAACCGAAATCTGAAGGGCGAGCCCGTACCCGGTCCTGGTGACTTCGTCATAGCTGGAACCTCGCTTGGAGTGGTAAATGCCTTCGGCCTTGATGCCGAGGAACTTCTCGCGCCGTGCGATGCACACATTCTCCGACAACTTCGTACAGCCACCCCTGTGGACTTTCACATGCCAATCATGCTTCTACAGAAATTGTAATTTCAGCCCCATCTCATTGAGATGGGGTTTTTGTTGCGACATCGTAGAAGGAAGTAATATTCCCAGCCCCTACGGTGAGCACGACATCTCCTGGCTGAAGGATTGCCTGGGTTTTGGTAATGGCATCAGCGACGTCGCGCGCATACTGGGCGCTCTCACCCAAGGCAGTCACAATTTCCTGACTAGAGATTGCTTCGCCCTGCTCACGACCAGCAACGTCGTAAATATCCAAGATCACTTGCTTATCCGCAAGCCGAAGTGCTTGGACAAACCCAGGCAGTAGCGCTTGGGTTCGGCTACGCTGGTGCGGCTGGAACACGCAGAGGATTCTCCGCCCTGGGAATGCCTGCCGCGCTGCCTGTAGGGTTGCCGTGAGTTCGGTTGGGTGATGTGCGTAGTCATCCACAATGTCCGCGCCTTGCCACGTGCCTCGCCGCTCAAACCTTCGCCAGGTGCCGGGGAAGGCAGTAAGTCCTTGGCAAATTGCCGTTGTTGGAATACCCAGATGATGAGCAACCAGCGCGGCAGCGAGCGCGTTGAGGACATTGTGCTCACCCGGAACCTGCAACGTCACGGTTTCCGAAAGCAGCCCGTGGAAAGTGAAAACGGTTTTTCCGCCTGCAGAAGATAAACCGTGAACCTGTAGATCACCAGCGCTGAGTCCAAAGGTATGCACGGTGCCGGTAGCGTGTAACCGCAAGGCTGGGGTGGAAAGGTCTTCAGCGGAGAGTGCAATGGATCCATGCGCAGGCACCCGTGCAACAAAGGTTGCGAAAGCTTCCCGCACCTCAGCGAGATCATGGTACACATCCACGTGGTCAAGCTCTACGTTCAGAACTGCGACGTGGGTTGGTTCGTACGCAAAAAAGGCACGCTGATACTCATCAGCTTCGACAAGTACTTCCTCGCCGTTCCCAATGCGTTCATTCGTTTGCCCAAAGAGCGCAACCCGCGTGCCAACAATAACCGTTGGGTCTTTCTTCGCCGCATCCAGAATGTACGCCAGCATTGCGGTGGTCGTGGATTTCCCATGCGTACCAGCAATGCCAATACCAACTTTCCCCTGCATGAGCTCGCCGACTGCCTGCGGGTATGTCAATAGAGGAATGTGCCGAGTAATCGCTGCTTGGACTTCTGGGTTGGTATCCCCTGCTGCCACTGTCCGAATGACGAGGTCACATGTATCTGGTACGTGAGCTGCCTGGTGTGGCCCAATGGCAACAGCTACACCATGCGCCTGTAGCCACTCGGTTACGGGTTGGGATTGCAAATCACTTCCAGATACTTTTTTCCCGTTTTCCAGTGCCCACTTGGCAATGGCAGACAAACCAATGCCGCTGATCCCAATGCAGTGAATGGAGCTGGCGTTGCGTAAGGTCATACGAGGGAAAGAATTTTTTCCGCCAGGGTTGATGCGCCCGCAGTTGACCAAGACCCGGCGAGGGCTGTGCTGAGCTGCGTTCGATAGTCTGCATCAGCACAGATGCGGCTTATCAACCCTGCGAACTTCTCTGGCGTACACTCTGCTTGCTGGAGAACCACTGCGCCACGTTGAGCAAGGGTTTTTGCATTTTGCTCTTGGTGCGTGCCAGGCAGCGGCACAATAATTGCGGGTTTTTGCAGGGCAACGAGTTCGGCCAGGACATTCATCCCCGCCCGCGTGATGACCATAGTGGCTAGGGCGTACACATCCGGCAAATTTTCGTTGGTAAAGGAAATAGCCACGTACCCTGGTCGGTTGACGTGCGCAGCTTTCTGTTCGCCAGTGATGTGGAGCACTTGAAGGCTACTAGGCAGCAGCGGCAGCGCGCTGAGAAAAGCTGCATTCAGATCCCGCGCACCCGAACTCCCACCAACCACTACAACGGTTGGCTGGTGCGCATCCAACCCGTAGGTTTGGGCAGCCTGGCTAGCCTTGCCGGCCTGCAAATCCGCCCGGAGCACAAAACCTATTGCTTTAGCCCCACCTGGAACCTGCGCTGCTTGTTCTGGAAGCGCAGCGGTACGGAGTTTCGCGACCTTGGCAATCAGCCGGTTCGCCAAGCCCACCTGCATGTCCTGCTGGTACAGAACGACCGGAATACCCAAGCTCGCGGCTGCCCAGGCCACTGGCACAGCCACGTAACTACCAGCCGTTACAACTGCCGCAGGCCTGCTGAGCAGCAGACGAAACCAAGCCACCACGACAGCACAGGCGACCAGACAAATGTCCAAGAAATTTTGGAGCGAAAAATACTGCCGGTACTTGCCAGCCGGAATCCAGCTATAGGGCATGCCCGCAGCCTGCACCACGGACTTTTCCAGCCCAACGCGTCGCCCCCAAAACTTGACCTGGATGTCTGGCCGACGCTGGGCAATTGCACGGCTACAGGCCAGGAGCGGATTCACCGAACCCAGAGTCCCCCCACCCACAAAAAGCAACTTCATACGCGCACGCTTTTAGAGACATTCAGAGCAATGCCAATGGCAGCCAGGGTAATAATTAAGGACGTGCCACCATTAGAAATGAAGGGTAAGGGTACACCGGTCAACGGCAAAATGCCACTCAGCGCCCCAATATTCACAAAGGCCTGCAAAGTGACCCAGGTAATGACCCCCACCATAATCAGCCGGCCAAACGGGTCGCTCAGCCGCCGTGCCAGCTGCTGCCCGCGCCAGAAGAAACCAACGTAGAGTGCAACGAGACCCACGACCATGAAGAAGCCTAGCTCTTCGGCCGCAATGGCAAAAATCGAATCGCCCTCAGCTTCCGGCAAGTAGTTAAATTTTTGGATGGACCGGCCGTAGCCCCGGCCAAAGAGCCCACCAGAGCCAATAGCCAGCAAGGACTGATTAATGTGGTACCCCTCATCTTGCTGGCTGGACGATGGGTTGAGGAAAATGGTCAGCCGTGCGGCGCGGTAGGGTTCAAAGGTAATGAGCAACATAATGGCCACGACGCCTGCTGCAAACAGCAGCGCAATGTACCGACCCGGCGCACCGGCCGCCACGTAGAGGACAGTCGCAATGCCCACAATGACAATGCTCGTACCCAAGTCAGGCTGCAGAATGAGCATACCGCCAATGGCGCCAATCAAAATCAGTAAACGCACAAACACCCGCTGGGGTTCACGCTCCAAATCGCCTAGCTTGGTAAACCACCGCGCCAGGAAAAGAATAAGCGCCAACTTGAGCAACTCCGAAGGTTGGAAGAACAAACCACCAAAGGCAATCCACCGCTTGGCGCCCAAAAGCGAGGTGCCCACTCCAGGGATGAAGAGGGCAACGACGAGCAGGAAACTCACCACCAGAATTGGGACTGCCCACTTCTGCCAGTGCAGGTACGGTACCCGGGCCAGGAGCAGCATGATGGCAATCCCCAAGCAGAGGGAAATGATTTGCTTGGTCACGTACCCGTTTGGGTCGCCCAAATTTTGGAAGGCAGCCACACTGCTGGCTGAAGCCAAAATGATTATGCCAATGACGCAGAGAGCAAGGGTGAGGCTGAGTAAAATGCCGTCGACGCTCTGAGAGGATTTCATACGAGCGTCCGAACAGCTTTGACGAATTGCGCACCCCGGTCAAATTCATTCCGGAACAGTCCAAAGCTGGCTGCCCCAGGAGAAAGCAGAACTATATCCCCAGACTGAGCGTGCTTCTGCGCTTCTCGGACTGCACGAGGCATCGAATTGACCAGCTGGTGACGGACCCGCAAGGCTGGCAACATTTTCTGCGTGGCTGAACCGGGTAAGAGCACCACAAACTTTGCCGACGCATTCAGTGCTCGGATGAGTGGCTGTAAAGGGAAATGCTTGTCTGTTCCTCCGGCAATGACAACACATTTTTTAGGGAAAGCACTCCGAATACTCATGGCCGCAGCTTCCGGGTTGGTTGCGGTCGTGTCGTTGATCCAGGTGACGCCGCGGTGCTGGCGGACGGTTTGAAAACGTTCAGGTACCCCAGGAAAAGTCTGCAAACTTTTCGCAATGGTTGCGGGGGCAATGCCAAGCGCACGAGCAGCTAAGGCGGCAATCATTGCATTTTGCCAAAATGCTGGGTGCGCCACCGCTAATTTTCGCACTGCCACTAGCCTTTCAACCCGAGCACCAAGTTTTACCATAATCCAGCCACGGTCGAGCCAGGCATGGGCCCGAGCCTGTGGCTTGGCGGCAAACCACAGCACACGTGCCCGAGTTTGTTTGGCAAACTGCTGCGCCGCTGGATTATCCAAAGGCAAAAGCAGAAAATCCTTTTTGGTTTGTCCACGAGTAATGAGCTGCTTCGCTGCAAGGTACGGACGCATGCTGCCATACCGGTTCAGGTGGTCTGGAAAAAGGCTGGTCACAATGCCAATGCGCGGTGCTAAGGGCATGGCCTGCGTATCTTCCAACTGAAAAGAAGACACCTCCAGCACCACTCGCGTGCGCCCATCAAATGCCTGCGGAAAAGCCAGGGGCGATACCCCAACATTTCCCGCCAGCACAGTCTTGGGCAAATGACGCCGAAGGATGTGCGCCAGCATGGACGCGGTCGTGGTTTTTCCTTTCGTACCCGTTACCACATACACAGGGTTCTGGCTATGACTGCGGAAAAGCCCAAGGTCACCAATAATCAGCGCACCTTTTTTCCTGGCCGCACGCAGGGCTGGATGGTCTGGCCGGACGCCTGGATTTTTGATAATCACCTCAGCATTTGCAAGCAATGCACTGGGATTTTTTTTCCCAAAAGCGTACTGCACTGGCAGGCCTCGGAGGTTGAGCAAAACTTGAGTAAAATCTTTGCGCGGTCGAGCATCAACAACGCTCACCTGTGCATGATTTGCAACCGCGTAGCGTACGCTCGCTTCTCCCCCACCCTGGACACCCAAACCAAAGACCGCAACTTTTCGACCTCGGAGATCTGTGGGTACTGACGTGCGGGAGATAATGGACAAGGTGTTGGTCTTCGTCTCCCCGTCCCGCCGAAAAGAAGGGAGAGCACTGGTTTCATGCGTGCATGGTGCCTTTGTGTCAATATTCGCTTTTCGCACGCCCATGGCAACCAACTGCCGAACCACCCCAGCCCGTAGGTCAACCAGCCCACCGCGCGCTGTGGGTTGAACACTCCCGCGCAGGGCTTTCCGGATAATTTGCAAACGTTTCTTATTGGTCACCTCGTAGCATCTTCCACAAATGGACGGCCCCAACCATACCCGCACTTTTTTTGGCTTAACCCCTTGGCGTTTGAGAAGCATGATCACCTCAGCCGCAATATTTTTCACTGCACCTTTCCAACCTACATGGAGGAGGCCAACCCAGCCCGTTTCTGGTTCAGCCAGGAAAACTGGGATGCAATCAGCAGTAAAAACCCCAAGG encodes:
- the ftsW gene encoding putative lipid II flippase FtsW, yielding MKSSQSVDGILLSLTLALCVIGIIILASASSVAAFQNLGDPNGYVTKQIISLCLGIAIMLLLARVPYLHWQKWAVPILVVSFLLVVALFIPGVGTSLLGAKRWIAFGGLFFQPSELLKLALILFLARWFTKLGDLEREPQRVFVRLLILIGAIGGMLILQPDLGTSIVIVGIATVLYVAAGAPGRYIALLFAAGVVAIMLLITFEPYRAARLTIFLNPSSSQQDEGYHINQSLLAIGSGGLFGRGYGRSIQKFNYLPEAEGDSIFAIAAEELGFFMVVGLVALYVGFFWRGQQLARRLSDPFGRLIMVGVITWVTLQAFVNIGALSGILPLTGVPLPFISNGGTSLIITLAAIGIALNVSKSVRV
- the murD gene encoding UDP-N-acetylmuramoyl-L-alanine--D-glutamate ligase, with product MEVFRSAKLAQLPGIQFGTAARGFLPLTFRANPRQKVLAQRRAFGKAVGIVVDRLVLGRQVHGQRVRIVTDHDIGAGVLAPKTYLPATDGLLTQRPNIALGVFTADCIPVFLAEPETGWVGLLHVGWKGAVKNIAAEVIMLLKRQGVKPKKVRVWLGPSICGRCYEVTNKKRLQIIRKALRGSVQPTARGGLVDLRAGVVRQLVAMGVRKANIDTKAPCTHETSALPSFRRDGETKTNTLSIISRTSVPTDLRGRKVAVFGLGVQGGGEASVRYAVANHAQVSVVDARPRKDFTQVLLNLRGLPVQYAFGKKNPSALLANAEVIIKNPGVRPDHPALRAARKKGALIIGDLGLFRSHSQNPVYVVTGTKGKTTTASMLAHILRRHLPKTVLAGNVGVSPLAFPQAFDGRTRVVLEVSSFQLEDTQAMPLAPRIGIVTSLFPDHLNRYGSMRPYLAAKQLITRGQTKKDFLLLPLDNPAAQQFAKQTRARVLWFAAKPQARAHAWLDRGWIMVKLGARVERLVAVRKLAVAHPAFWQNAMIAALAARALGIAPATIAKSLQTFPGVPERFQTVRQHRGVTWINDTTATNPEAAAMSIRSAFPKKCVVIAGGTDKHFPLQPLIRALNASAKFVVLLPGSATQKMLPALRVRHQLVNSMPRAVREAQKHAQSGDIVLLSPGAASFGLFRNEFDRGAQFVKAVRTLV